From a region of the Nitrospira sp. genome:
- a CDS encoding multidrug efflux RND transporter permease subunit, with product MSNVFIDRPIRASVVSIVVVVMGLLAMQFLPVAQFPEITPPVVQIDADYPGASAEVAAEAVARPIEVTLPGVDNLLYYESTSSNDGHVSIKLTFEIGTNPDIAQVQTQNREKLAEPQLPPDVVRQGISVKKLSPDLVLVVALKSTDPRHDAVFLSNYATLRIVDDLKRVKGVGDALVFGQQTYSMRIILNPLLMAKLDLTPSDITAVIREQNRDYPAGTIGREPAPKGTELTIPIITKGRLTEVKDFEEMIVRALPDGSTVRLKDVARVELGAQSYGLEGRWNSKPTTFLLTFLSPGANALDTVRRTRAQMEELSKNFPAGVSYDTPYDTTRFIEVSIKEVVKTLLEAMVLVVLVVYLFLQTWRATIIPTVAVPVSLIGTFIGLYALGFSINTITLFGMVLAIGIVVDDAIVVVENVERHMREDRISAKEAAKRAMNEVTAPVVAIVLVLVSVFVPVGFIGGITGALYKQFAATIALSVTFSGFVALTLSPALCGVVLTPQHGKRSGFWVVFDRIFGRTQHGYTNTVAALLVRPIRVMAVFGLLLAVCVGLFQTLPKSFLPEEDQGYFIVVAQLPDGASKQRTEAVLEKVERFFQAIPAVHSTDALTGQNFVFGTRGPNSATMFVPLVLWDERTEPQYHAKALVGAAYGEFAKIPEALLLAFNAPAIRGVGAVGGFSAQIQDPSGGDFKKFAMVAQQFVERAQKDPAIGRIGTNFRVSSPRLFANVNRERAKAMGIPISDIFDTLQAYFGNFYINDFVKFGRVYHVQTEAEAEYRSTPQDLSKIYVRARSERATHMIPLDTVVTAEYQSGPDPVNHFNGYNTALVLGAAAPGFSSGQALEALERVAKDVLVPQGYAIDWSNISFQERRVGGQSGQVFVIGLLMVFLVLAAQFESWVVPFAVILAVPFAVFGALTAVWLRGFENDIYFQIGLVTLIGLSAKNAILIVEFANTRYEGGRSLIEATVEAARLRFRPIIMTSMAFIFGMIPLVVASGAGAASRQSIGTGVMGGMLAATFLAIFFVPLFYVLIRKLTKRRAQRVVTADQPSVAHLPEDTP from the coding sequence ATTTCGAACGTGTTTATCGACCGGCCGATTCGCGCATCGGTGGTCTCGATCGTTGTGGTCGTGATGGGGCTGCTCGCCATGCAGTTCCTGCCGGTCGCGCAGTTCCCTGAAATCACTCCACCGGTGGTGCAGATCGATGCGGATTATCCCGGTGCCAGCGCAGAAGTGGCGGCCGAAGCCGTCGCTCGTCCGATCGAGGTCACGCTGCCCGGCGTCGACAACCTGCTGTACTACGAATCAACCAGCAGTAACGATGGACACGTCTCGATCAAGTTGACGTTTGAGATCGGCACCAATCCGGACATCGCCCAAGTTCAAACTCAGAACCGCGAAAAACTCGCCGAGCCTCAGCTTCCCCCGGACGTGGTCCGTCAGGGGATCTCGGTGAAGAAGCTCTCTCCCGATCTCGTGTTGGTGGTTGCCCTCAAGTCGACCGATCCACGGCACGACGCCGTCTTCCTGTCGAACTATGCCACGCTTCGGATCGTCGATGATCTGAAGCGGGTCAAAGGCGTGGGAGATGCGCTGGTGTTCGGACAGCAAACGTACAGCATGCGGATCATCCTCAACCCGCTGTTAATGGCGAAACTTGATCTGACACCGAGTGACATTACGGCCGTCATCCGTGAACAGAATCGGGATTACCCGGCTGGGACGATTGGACGTGAACCGGCCCCGAAAGGGACGGAGCTGACGATCCCGATCATCACGAAAGGCCGGTTGACGGAGGTGAAGGATTTCGAGGAGATGATCGTTCGCGCTCTTCCGGACGGCTCCACGGTTCGGCTCAAGGATGTGGCGCGTGTTGAATTGGGGGCTCAGTCATACGGCTTGGAGGGCCGTTGGAACAGCAAGCCCACGACGTTTCTCCTGACCTTCCTGTCTCCCGGCGCGAACGCGCTCGATACGGTGCGCCGCACGCGGGCTCAGATGGAAGAACTATCCAAGAATTTCCCAGCCGGCGTGTCCTACGATACCCCGTACGACACCACCCGCTTCATTGAAGTGTCGATCAAGGAAGTGGTGAAGACGCTGTTGGAAGCGATGGTGTTGGTTGTGCTCGTCGTATATTTGTTCTTGCAGACCTGGCGAGCGACCATCATTCCCACTGTTGCCGTGCCCGTGTCGTTGATCGGGACCTTCATCGGTCTCTATGCGCTCGGGTTCTCCATCAATACGATTACCCTATTTGGGATGGTGCTGGCGATCGGGATTGTAGTGGACGACGCCATTGTTGTGGTGGAGAACGTTGAGCGACACATGCGGGAGGATCGGATTTCCGCGAAGGAAGCCGCCAAGCGGGCGATGAACGAGGTGACAGCGCCCGTCGTCGCGATTGTTTTGGTTCTCGTCTCGGTGTTTGTGCCGGTCGGATTCATCGGCGGCATCACCGGGGCGCTGTATAAACAGTTTGCGGCGACCATTGCGCTCTCGGTGACCTTCTCAGGGTTTGTGGCGCTGACGCTCAGTCCGGCCCTTTGCGGCGTCGTGCTCACGCCGCAGCATGGAAAGCGAAGCGGGTTCTGGGTTGTCTTCGATCGTATATTCGGGCGGACGCAGCATGGCTATACGAACACGGTCGCCGCGCTCTTAGTCAGGCCGATTCGTGTCATGGCCGTATTCGGCCTGCTGCTCGCCGTCTGTGTGGGACTTTTCCAGACGTTGCCGAAAAGTTTTCTTCCCGAGGAAGATCAAGGCTACTTTATCGTCGTGGCACAACTGCCTGACGGCGCGTCGAAGCAGCGGACCGAGGCGGTCCTCGAAAAAGTCGAGCGGTTTTTTCAGGCGATTCCGGCGGTTCATTCCACCGATGCGTTGACCGGACAGAACTTCGTGTTCGGCACCAGAGGGCCGAACTCCGCGACGATGTTTGTCCCGCTGGTGTTATGGGATGAACGGACGGAGCCTCAGTACCATGCCAAGGCCCTGGTCGGTGCGGCCTACGGAGAGTTTGCCAAAATTCCAGAGGCGTTGCTGCTGGCCTTCAATGCGCCGGCGATTCGTGGAGTGGGCGCCGTCGGCGGGTTTTCGGCGCAAATTCAGGATCCGAGCGGCGGTGATTTCAAAAAGTTCGCGATGGTCGCGCAGCAGTTTGTCGAGCGGGCGCAAAAAGACCCTGCGATCGGACGCATCGGGACGAATTTCCGCGTCTCCTCGCCGAGACTCTTTGCCAACGTGAATCGGGAGCGGGCCAAGGCAATGGGGATTCCGATTTCGGATATTTTCGATACGCTCCAGGCGTACTTCGGCAATTTCTACATCAACGACTTCGTGAAGTTCGGTCGTGTGTATCATGTGCAGACGGAAGCGGAGGCTGAGTACCGGTCGACGCCGCAGGATCTGTCGAAAATCTACGTGCGGGCGCGAAGCGAACGGGCCACCCATATGATTCCGCTCGATACGGTCGTGACGGCGGAGTATCAAAGCGGACCGGATCCTGTGAATCACTTCAATGGATACAATACGGCGCTCGTGCTCGGCGCTGCCGCTCCCGGGTTCAGCTCGGGACAAGCGCTTGAGGCATTGGAACGGGTGGCGAAGGACGTGCTGGTTCCGCAGGGCTATGCGATCGATTGGAGCAACATTTCGTTTCAAGAGCGGCGGGTCGGTGGACAGTCGGGCCAGGTGTTTGTGATCGGATTATTGATGGTCTTCCTGGTGTTGGCGGCGCAGTTTGAAAGTTGGGTCGTTCCGTTTGCGGTGATTCTGGCCGTGCCGTTCGCGGTCTTCGGAGCGCTGACGGCCGTGTGGCTTCGAGGCTTCGAAAACGATATCTATTTCCAGATCGGCCTCGTGACGTTGATCGGCCTGTCCGCTAAGAATGCCATTCTGATCGTCGAATTCGCCAACACCCGCTATGAGGGCGGTCGTTCCCTGATCGAAGCGACGGTCGAAGCGGCTCGGTTACGGTTCAGGCCGATCATCATGACGTCAATGGCGTTTATTTTCGGTATGATCCCGTTGGTCGTCGCCAGCGGGGCGGGAGCGGCAAGCCGTCAGTCAATTGGGACGGGTGTCATGGGCGGCATGTTGGCGGCCACGTTCCTTGCAATATTTTTCGTTCCGTTGTTCTATGTCTTGATCCGCAAATTGACCAAGCGGAGAGCTCAACGGGTCGTCACGGCCGACCAACCGAGTGTCGCGCACTTGCCGGAGGATACGCCTTGA
- a CDS encoding efflux RND transporter periplasmic adaptor subunit, whose product MLMDRKSAHYVSAWLVVAAMTLSVGCKQEAGSMPAQEVPQVEVVTVQTQTVPDEPEFIGQAEASRPVEIRPQVTGILKAVFYPEGRDVKKGDRLYQIDPVPFKAAAASAKAKIAQAEARVVQAKQDLARVKPLLADQAVSQKDVDDAVAEELSADAAVQGAQADLIKAQFDLDNTLITAPISGIIERSRYYEGRLVSAQTDLLTTIHRVDPMYVVVNVPESFILKRRRDIESKIITHPGVYQLRGRLTLMDGTAYAHEGALDLLEPGLRTETSSRQVRITFPNPQRTLLPGQFVKVRFTGDTKTDAVLIPQRAVLQGPQGPFVYVINRDEKVEIRDVIASDWKGNQWLIDRGLNTGDRVVVNGLMRIGPGAPVKAVPWVAANASRTESAPAAPQ is encoded by the coding sequence ATGTTGATGGATCGGAAATCGGCGCACTATGTCTCAGCGTGGCTTGTTGTCGCGGCCATGACGCTGTCGGTTGGCTGTAAGCAAGAAGCCGGTTCGATGCCTGCACAGGAAGTGCCGCAAGTGGAGGTCGTCACTGTACAGACGCAGACGGTCCCCGATGAACCTGAATTTATCGGTCAAGCCGAGGCCTCCCGTCCGGTGGAGATTCGCCCGCAAGTCACGGGAATCCTGAAGGCGGTTTTCTATCCGGAAGGCCGTGACGTGAAGAAGGGCGATCGTCTCTATCAGATCGATCCCGTCCCCTTCAAGGCCGCTGCTGCGAGCGCCAAGGCCAAGATTGCGCAGGCGGAGGCGCGCGTGGTCCAAGCCAAGCAAGACCTGGCTCGCGTGAAACCGTTGCTGGCGGACCAGGCGGTCAGTCAGAAAGATGTCGACGATGCTGTCGCAGAAGAGTTGTCGGCCGACGCGGCGGTGCAAGGAGCACAGGCTGATCTCATCAAGGCCCAATTCGATCTCGATAACACCCTCATTACGGCACCGATCAGCGGAATTATTGAGCGCAGCCGCTACTATGAAGGACGATTGGTCTCAGCTCAAACCGATTTGCTGACCACGATTCACCGTGTCGATCCTATGTATGTGGTCGTAAACGTACCCGAGTCGTTCATCCTGAAGCGGCGGCGCGATATCGAGTCAAAAATAATCACGCACCCAGGGGTGTACCAATTACGAGGCCGCCTCACGCTCATGGATGGCACGGCCTATGCCCATGAAGGGGCCCTTGATCTCTTGGAGCCCGGCCTGCGAACAGAAACCAGCTCGCGTCAAGTCAGAATCACGTTCCCCAACCCACAGCGCACGCTGCTGCCCGGACAGTTTGTGAAGGTGCGATTCACCGGTGACACGAAAACGGACGCCGTCCTCATTCCTCAACGAGCCGTCTTGCAAGGTCCCCAAGGACCCTTTGTCTACGTGATCAATCGGGACGAAAAGGTCGAAATTCGAGACGTGATTGCGTCCGACTGGAAGGGGAATCAATGGCTGATCGATAGAGGCCTGAATACGGGCGACCGTGTAGTCGTGAACGGGCTGATGAGGATCGGCCCCGGCGCGCCGGTGAAGGCCGTGCCATGGGTTGCAGCGAATGCGTCACGGACGGAGTCTGCCCCCGCCGCTCCTCAGTAA
- a CDS encoding DoxX family protein — translation MSFFKTDDSWAGLILRVGLGAVIFAHGAQKLLGWFGGNGFEGTMGFFTQKMGLPWLVAFLVIMGESLGSLGLIAGLLTRFTAASFIAIMIGAIATVHWSQGFFMNWFGQQQGEGFEYHLLVIAMSAALVVIGGGKWALDGVIAHRLEVGQRVLRAPVMKPA, via the coding sequence ATGTCATTTTTTAAGACCGATGATTCATGGGCGGGGTTGATTTTGCGGGTTGGACTTGGGGCGGTGATCTTCGCCCATGGTGCGCAGAAGTTGCTGGGCTGGTTCGGCGGTAACGGCTTCGAAGGAACGATGGGATTCTTCACTCAGAAGATGGGACTGCCGTGGCTCGTGGCCTTTCTCGTCATCATGGGGGAGTCTCTGGGTAGTCTTGGATTGATCGCCGGATTGTTGACTCGCTTCACCGCAGCAAGTTTCATCGCGATCATGATCGGCGCGATCGCCACTGTGCATTGGTCACAGGGATTTTTCATGAACTGGTTTGGGCAGCAGCAGGGAGAAGGCTTCGAATATCACTTGCTGGTCATTGCCATGAGCGCCGCACTTGTCGTGATCGGTGGAGGAAAGTGGGCGTTGGACGGCGTCATTGCCCATCGGCTTGAGGTGGGCCAGCGAGTCTTGCGGGCGCCCGTGATGAAACCTGCGTAA
- a CDS encoding sigma 54-interacting transcriptional regulator translates to MDRSSISPCETLAERYQALLEVAQAISAQRDLDQLFHDLAHRLPRVVQVNYVDLSLHDPVKKVMRLHTIQANVPADLVGGHEVAIEDCPAGLVWQMQQPLLVPNLSEELRWPKVIELMKEDGTQSFCFVPLSTSRGRMGAMGFLSLQKEAYSDTDLEFLQQVAKQVAVAVENALAFQQIEELKDKLAKEKLYLEEELRIEHGFEDIIGDSHALMQVLKQVEVVAPTDSTVLIQGETGTGKELIARAVHRLSGRSERTFVKLNCAAIPTGLLESELFGHERGAFTGAISQKAGRFELADKGTIFLDEVGEIPLELQSKLLRVLQEQEFERLGSTKTIRVDVRLVAATNRDLKSLVEAKQFRSDLYYRLNVFPVTLPPLRERREDIPVLVRYFTQHYAVRMKKDIQTVPARTLDMLSRYAWPGNVRELENLIERSVILTQGTDLHVPIRELQNDHPLSLGSPATLEEAEREQILRALRETKWVIGGPSGAAARLGIKRTTLQSKMQKLGITRPLE, encoded by the coding sequence ATGGATCGGTCGAGCATAAGTCCCTGCGAGACGCTCGCGGAGCGTTATCAGGCACTCTTGGAGGTCGCACAGGCGATCTCTGCGCAGCGAGACCTCGATCAGCTCTTCCATGATTTGGCTCACCGTCTACCTCGTGTTGTGCAGGTCAATTATGTGGATTTATCCCTCCATGATCCCGTCAAGAAGGTGATGCGGTTACATACGATCCAGGCCAATGTGCCGGCTGATCTCGTGGGCGGGCATGAGGTGGCGATTGAAGATTGTCCTGCCGGATTGGTGTGGCAAATGCAACAGCCACTGTTGGTCCCGAACCTCTCGGAAGAGCTCCGCTGGCCAAAGGTCATTGAACTCATGAAGGAGGATGGGACACAGTCGTTTTGCTTCGTCCCTTTGTCCACGTCGAGAGGACGAATGGGTGCGATGGGCTTTTTGAGTTTGCAGAAAGAGGCCTATAGCGACACGGATTTAGAGTTTCTCCAGCAAGTCGCCAAACAAGTGGCTGTCGCAGTGGAAAATGCTCTGGCCTTTCAGCAAATTGAAGAACTTAAGGACAAACTCGCCAAAGAAAAACTCTATCTCGAAGAAGAGCTGCGCATAGAACACGGATTTGAGGATATCATCGGCGACAGCCACGCGCTCATGCAGGTCTTGAAACAAGTCGAAGTCGTGGCTCCGACGGATTCGACGGTGCTCATTCAAGGGGAAACCGGGACCGGGAAGGAACTCATCGCCCGCGCCGTCCATCGACTGAGCGGCCGTAGCGAGCGCACGTTCGTCAAGCTGAACTGTGCCGCCATTCCGACCGGCCTGTTGGAAAGCGAACTCTTCGGACACGAGCGGGGCGCTTTCACGGGTGCTATTTCTCAGAAAGCCGGCCGATTCGAGCTGGCCGATAAAGGGACAATCTTCCTCGACGAAGTGGGGGAAATCCCGTTGGAGTTACAATCGAAGCTGCTTCGTGTGCTGCAAGAGCAGGAATTCGAACGATTGGGTAGCACCAAGACCATTCGTGTTGACGTGCGCCTGGTAGCCGCCACAAACCGAGATCTCAAGAGTTTGGTGGAAGCGAAGCAGTTTCGCAGTGACTTGTACTATCGGCTGAATGTGTTTCCGGTGACCTTGCCGCCCTTGCGCGAACGCAGAGAGGACATTCCTGTCCTCGTTCGCTATTTCACCCAGCATTACGCCGTCCGCATGAAGAAAGATATCCAAACGGTTCCCGCCAGGACGCTCGACATGCTCTCCCGCTACGCCTGGCCCGGCAACGTTCGCGAATTGGAGAATCTCATCGAGCGTTCCGTCATTCTGACGCAGGGGACGGATCTGCATGTGCCCATCAGAGAACTGCAGAACGACCATCCGCTTTCGCTCGGCTCTCCGGCGACGCTTGAAGAGGCAGAACGTGAGCAGATCTTGCGCGCTTTGCGTGAGACAAAGTGGGTCATCGGCGGCCCCTCGGGTGCCGCGGCCCGATTAGGGATTAAACGAACGACCCTCCAATCAAAGATGCAGAAGCTCGGTATCACCCGCCCTCTCGAGTAA
- a CDS encoding CDGSH iron-sulfur domain-containing protein, translating to MGQPRIAAKQPAVLSLDPGTYYWCQCGRSRDQPFCDGSHQGTGIEPVEFTLTEKQEVALCQCKQTKTPPYCDGTHKTL from the coding sequence ATGGGACAGCCACGCATTGCAGCCAAGCAGCCGGCGGTATTGTCATTGGACCCGGGAACCTACTATTGGTGTCAATGTGGGCGTTCGAGGGATCAGCCGTTCTGTGACGGATCCCACCAAGGTACCGGGATCGAGCCGGTCGAATTTACGCTCACAGAGAAACAGGAAGTCGCCTTGTGTCAGTGCAAGCAGACCAAGACCCCGCCGTACTGCGACGGGACACACAAAACCCTCTGA
- a CDS encoding universal stress protein produces MNTTARKNGTLLLATDFSKPGKLVFPYALKLALALNLRLMVLHVVKAPPGFEHWSPAARRSLHSLKTKALLELGRIVRLAHENSLMADHRLLVGIPVDSILEVAHSSHVVLIAMGTQGKTGWDRLRLGSVAESTLRRTLCAVLTVSASVTHHTPVNPHRLRISRLLVATDFSASSKAALRTAVVLAKRLTARVVLVHATEPSASSQSDTLRVDELSRRRCDEQLQKIIAASRADEVIADKVVITGSPVEVILDQAKHQKTDLILVGTHGRRGMKRLMLGSVAEAVVRRAACPVFTVKAQVRNPFDITNGARRSSPRNRTR; encoded by the coding sequence GTGAATACGACCGCACGCAAGAATGGAACACTCCTCTTGGCGACCGACTTTTCGAAGCCGGGGAAACTGGTATTTCCGTATGCTCTTAAACTTGCACTGGCGTTGAATCTCCGTCTCATGGTCCTGCATGTCGTGAAAGCCCCTCCCGGCTTCGAGCATTGGTCTCCGGCCGCGCGCCGCTCCCTTCATTCCTTGAAGACCAAGGCTCTGCTTGAACTGGGCCGGATAGTTCGCCTTGCCCACGAGAACAGCCTCATGGCCGATCACAGACTGCTGGTGGGCATTCCTGTGGATTCCATCCTGGAAGTTGCGCATAGCTCTCACGTTGTCCTTATCGCCATGGGAACTCAAGGTAAGACCGGCTGGGATCGGCTTCGGCTAGGCAGCGTTGCGGAGAGCACCTTGCGCCGGACGCTCTGCGCCGTTCTTACGGTCAGCGCATCTGTTACGCACCATACCCCTGTCAATCCACACCGGCTGAGGATATCTCGCCTTCTAGTAGCAACGGACTTTTCTGCTTCTTCGAAGGCCGCGCTTCGGACCGCCGTCGTGCTGGCAAAACGGCTAACCGCGCGGGTGGTGCTGGTCCATGCCACCGAGCCATCAGCCTCCTCGCAATCTGACACTCTTCGCGTCGATGAACTCTCGCGGAGGCGCTGTGACGAACAGCTCCAGAAGATCATAGCGGCGTCCCGAGCAGATGAGGTCATCGCCGATAAGGTCGTGATCACGGGAAGTCCGGTTGAGGTCATTCTTGACCAGGCAAAACACCAGAAAACCGATCTCATCCTCGTTGGAACCCATGGCCGTCGCGGCATGAAGCGACTCATGCTCGGCAGTGTTGCCGAAGCTGTGGTTCGAAGAGCCGCGTGCCCGGTCTTTACTGTGAAGGCTCAAGTGAGAAACCCGTTTGACATCACGAACGGTGCGAGGCGCTCCTCTCCGCGCAACCGTACCCGTTAA
- a CDS encoding response regulator, whose protein sequence is MKPHIPDVLLRKVREILDEFDTRRDFFVGFEDLMPTILVVDDDHQIRVWVRRILESKGYQVEEAGDGKEALAYLERAEPVLILLDIFMPNVDGLEVLLHLRLCAKPAKILVLSGNPINGFDVCRTAKVFGAHDIIVKPFSAQGLLQRIESLLSTA, encoded by the coding sequence ATGAAGCCACATATCCCGGACGTCCTGCTCCGCAAAGTCCGGGAAATTCTCGATGAATTCGATACGCGACGAGATTTCTTCGTTGGGTTCGAGGATCTTATGCCCACGATTCTTGTTGTCGATGACGACCATCAGATTCGAGTCTGGGTACGCCGGATTCTTGAGTCCAAGGGCTACCAGGTCGAGGAAGCCGGCGATGGAAAGGAAGCATTGGCCTACCTCGAACGGGCTGAGCCTGTGCTGATCCTGCTGGACATCTTTATGCCCAATGTGGATGGCCTGGAAGTCCTGTTGCATCTCCGGTTGTGTGCCAAGCCCGCCAAAATTCTGGTACTTTCCGGCAACCCAATCAACGGGTTCGATGTATGTCGAACGGCAAAGGTTTTCGGTGCCCACGATATCATTGTCAAACCCTTCAGCGCGCAGGGCCTACTGCAGCGGATTGAATCACTGTTGTCCACAGCGTGA
- a CDS encoding response regulator: protein MKVLIADGEAIVRRKLYTILQDVPGVEVVGTADKGQEVLALIERECPNVAILDINVPEKTGIEVLRRVKGKKPAPITIILTNHVDQEHREACLTAGAELFIDKVHGLDQLRPILRGLSEQFQALRAVVLTHKESEAILRQTMERLRETMERFHLAVSGSSDGLWDVTFLPGTPWHNPAQPVWYSTHLKEMLGYAEHEWPHVLASWDTLLHADDRARVFAAITAYLERRTVRYDIEYRLRTKQGEVRWFRARGIAIWDESGRASRMAGSLSDITDRKLLESQLLQAQKIESLGRLAGGIAHDFNNVLTAILGYSQLIESQLSTEDQLYGHVKQIRKAGEHALALTQQLLAFSRRQEHRPQVLDLNSVISKANDLLQRLLGTGVQLSPRLTPSLSAIFADPCQVQQVLLNLVINARDAIGRTGTVTIETGEVELDELYARSHVAVSPGRYVMLAVTDTGCGMDEQTKSRIFEPFFTTKGDRGTGLGLATVYGSVKQSGGSIWVYSEPGQGTTFRIYFPCASQDGDKNGTGSVPLAPLTAERGTETILVVENDANVRLVAVEILKSLGYLVLEARSQIEALALVRIAEDPIQLLVSDVVMPMMNGREFAREMLRLRPGLRVIFMSGYSEDYVTAQGFMDPGSEFVQKPFTVHSLANKVRAILG from the coding sequence ATGAAAGTGCTCATTGCGGATGGCGAGGCGATCGTGCGCCGCAAGTTGTATACGATCTTACAGGATGTCCCGGGCGTCGAAGTCGTTGGGACGGCAGACAAAGGGCAAGAAGTGCTTGCCCTCATCGAGAGAGAATGCCCCAATGTCGCGATCCTCGACATCAACGTGCCGGAGAAAACAGGGATCGAGGTGCTCCGGCGCGTCAAAGGCAAGAAGCCCGCGCCGATCACGATCATCCTGACGAATCATGTGGATCAGGAACACCGCGAAGCCTGCCTCACGGCAGGGGCTGAATTGTTCATTGATAAGGTGCACGGCCTCGATCAACTCCGGCCGATCCTACGGGGCTTGAGTGAGCAGTTTCAAGCGCTTCGCGCCGTGGTCCTCACCCATAAGGAAAGCGAGGCGATCCTTCGGCAGACCATGGAACGGCTGCGCGAGACGATGGAGCGATTCCATCTCGCCGTCTCCGGCTCGTCCGACGGCCTCTGGGACGTCACCTTCTTGCCGGGAACGCCCTGGCATAATCCGGCTCAGCCGGTGTGGTATTCCACACACCTGAAAGAGATGCTCGGGTACGCCGAACATGAGTGGCCCCACGTGCTCGCGAGTTGGGATACGCTGTTGCATGCGGACGATCGGGCGCGAGTCTTCGCCGCAATCACGGCCTACCTTGAGCGTCGAACGGTTCGTTACGACATCGAATATCGGTTGCGCACCAAACAGGGAGAAGTCCGATGGTTCCGGGCCCGTGGGATTGCGATCTGGGATGAGTCCGGACGCGCCTCCCGCATGGCCGGGTCGTTGAGCGATATCACCGATCGCAAGCTGCTGGAATCGCAGCTCCTGCAAGCCCAGAAGATCGAATCTCTAGGCCGGTTGGCCGGCGGCATCGCGCACGATTTTAACAACGTCCTCACGGCTATTTTGGGTTACAGCCAGTTAATCGAAAGTCAACTCTCAACAGAGGATCAGCTCTACGGTCATGTCAAGCAGATACGCAAGGCGGGCGAGCATGCTCTCGCCTTAACGCAGCAACTGTTGGCGTTCAGCCGCAGACAGGAACACCGCCCGCAGGTGCTGGATCTGAACTCGGTGATCAGCAAAGCAAATGACCTGCTGCAGCGTTTGCTCGGAACCGGTGTTCAGTTGTCGCCACGGTTAACTCCTTCATTGAGTGCGATTTTCGCCGATCCTTGTCAGGTCCAGCAGGTGCTCTTGAATCTTGTGATCAACGCGCGTGACGCCATAGGCCGCACCGGCACTGTCACGATCGAGACGGGTGAGGTCGAGTTGGACGAACTGTATGCCCGCTCGCACGTTGCGGTATCGCCCGGACGCTATGTGATGCTTGCGGTGACTGATACCGGGTGCGGCATGGACGAGCAGACCAAATCCCGCATCTTCGAGCCCTTCTTTACCACGAAGGGCGACCGAGGAACCGGCTTGGGACTGGCCACGGTCTATGGGAGTGTCAAGCAAAGCGGAGGCAGCATCTGGGTCTATAGTGAGCCGGGGCAAGGCACCACGTTTCGGATTTACTTTCCTTGCGCTTCCCAGGACGGGGACAAGAATGGGACGGGGAGTGTTCCCCTTGCCCCCCTGACAGCCGAGCGAGGCACCGAGACGATCCTTGTTGTCGAGAACGATGCCAACGTACGCTTGGTCGCCGTCGAGATTCTGAAGTCCCTGGGGTACCTGGTCCTGGAGGCGAGGAGTCAGATTGAGGCGCTGGCACTAGTCAGGATTGCCGAAGACCCGATCCAACTTCTCGTGAGCGATGTGGTCATGCCGATGATGAACGGGAGGGAGTTTGCCCGGGAAATGCTGCGGTTGCGTCCAGGATTAAGAGTGATCTTCATGTCTGGTTACTCGGAGGACTACGTGACGGCGCAGGGCTTTATGGATCCTGGTAGCGAATTTGTGCAGAAGCCGTTCACGGTCCATTCGCTGGCAAACAAGGTTCGAGCGATTCTGGGTTAA
- a CDS encoding response regulator transcription factor gives MRVMIADDHAIVRQGWRQIIAEGFEQMVVAETGSGRGVLDTVKDDLWSAVVLDVDLPDMNGLDVLKELKARRPDVPVVILSFHTETEYAVRAFRAGAKAYLTKDSAPDELLAALKKAMQGGRYVTVSLAEALAESFAHEAPTLLHQTLSDRELAVLCLIAKGKTLTETADQLCLSVSTVGTYRSRLLEKLKLRTTAELIRYALRHHLVQ, from the coding sequence CTGAGGGTCATGATCGCCGATGACCATGCCATCGTCCGACAAGGGTGGAGGCAGATTATCGCTGAGGGTTTCGAGCAGATGGTTGTCGCAGAAACCGGATCGGGACGTGGGGTGCTGGACACCGTGAAGGATGATCTCTGGAGCGCGGTGGTCTTGGACGTTGATCTACCGGACATGAACGGCTTGGATGTTCTCAAGGAACTGAAGGCCCGACGGCCTGACGTACCAGTCGTGATACTCAGCTTTCACACGGAGACGGAGTATGCCGTTCGCGCCTTCAGGGCCGGCGCAAAGGCATATTTGACGAAGGACAGCGCGCCGGACGAGTTGTTGGCCGCGCTGAAAAAAGCGATGCAGGGAGGCAGGTACGTCACGGTCTCTTTGGCTGAAGCGCTGGCCGAAAGTTTCGCACACGAAGCTCCCACCTTGCTGCATCAGACGCTGTCGGATCGTGAACTGGCGGTCCTTTGCCTCATAGCCAAGGGCAAGACCCTCACGGAAACCGCCGATCAACTGTGCCTCAGCGTCTCGACGGTCGGCACGTACCGATCTCGGTTGCTCGAAAAACTCAAGCTCCGAACGACCGCCGAACTGATTCGCTACGCCCTTCGTCATCATCTCGTCCAGTGA